A window of Sulfurimonas gotlandica GD1 contains these coding sequences:
- a CDS encoding type III pantothenate kinase, translating to MLLCDIGNTSYHFLQDNIDFKKDTNNFDPSSIKEEVHYICVNPKLKNILKDLDNWIDLSTKLDMSKYYETMGVDRMVASEAIENGIIIDAGSAVTVDVVKDGIFEGGFIYPGLNAMSQTYKNISSALDYPFNFDLDLNVLPKNSTDAISYGYLKTLYSEVTSHKMNIILTGGDAKKFAKIFPDAVIDEALIFKGMKKILSSKLI from the coding sequence ATGCTTTTATGTGACATAGGCAACACTTCATACCACTTCTTACAAGACAACATTGACTTCAAAAAAGATACAAATAACTTTGACCCTTCAAGCATAAAAGAAGAAGTTCACTACATTTGTGTAAACCCAAAACTAAAAAATATTTTAAAAGATTTAGACAACTGGATAGACCTCTCAACTAAACTTGATATGAGTAAATATTACGAGACTATGGGTGTTGACAGGATGGTTGCATCTGAGGCCATTGAGAATGGAATCATCATAGATGCAGGAAGTGCCGTAACTGTTGATGTTGTAAAAGACGGTATATTTGAAGGTGGTTTTATCTATCCTGGACTCAATGCCATGAGCCAAACTTACAAAAATATCTCATCTGCTCTAGACTATCCATTTAACTTTGATCTTGATTTAAATGTTCTGCCGAAAAACTCCACAGATGCCATAAGCTATGGCTATCTAAAAACTCTCTACAGCGAAGTTACTTCTCATAAAATGAACATTATCTTAACAGGCGGAGACGCAAAAAAGTTTGCAAAAATCTTTCCAGATGCTGTAATTGATGAAGCTCTGATATTTAAGGGAATGAAGAAGATTCTCTCCTCTAAACTTATTTAA